In the genome of Methanoculleus horonobensis, one region contains:
- a CDS encoding ABC transporter substrate-binding protein: MTLYLGIDDTDTRESRGTGRLARTIAAELARSYTVTGVTRHQLFVHPAVPYTSHNSSAVIHIQDAGNGIAADVFAAAKELMLADFIEGSDPGICVAADRNINGDLTRFGFSAKTSVVTQDQARSLAHEAGILLKGLGGTEDGVIGALAGVGLAASGNDGRFVQKGTTRDLRGTQTVAAILASGVDRVMTRDGAVVGEGTIALRKFPKPAFIGGRAILYVEADGDAYRDIMTG, translated from the coding sequence ATGACCCTCTACCTTGGCATTGACGACACCGACACACGCGAGTCCCGGGGAACCGGGCGGCTCGCCCGCACAATTGCAGCAGAACTCGCCCGGTCGTACACGGTGACCGGGGTAACCCGCCACCAGCTCTTTGTCCATCCGGCTGTTCCCTATACCTCCCATAACAGCTCCGCGGTCATCCACATCCAGGATGCCGGGAACGGGATCGCGGCCGACGTCTTCGCGGCGGCAAAGGAACTGATGCTCGCCGACTTCATCGAGGGGAGCGACCCCGGGATCTGCGTCGCCGCCGACCGGAACATCAACGGCGATCTCACCCGCTTCGGCTTCTCCGCGAAGACGAGCGTCGTGACGCAGGATCAGGCGCGCTCGCTTGCCCATGAGGCCGGAATCCTCCTCAAAGGGCTCGGCGGCACAGAAGACGGCGTGATCGGCGCGCTTGCCGGGGTCGGGCTTGCGGCGTCGGGGAACGACGGCCGGTTCGTCCAGAAGGGGACGACCCGCGACCTCCGCGGAACCCAGACGGTCGCCGCAATCCTCGCCTCCGGCGTCGACCGGGTGATGACCCGGGACGGCGCGGTGGTCGGGGAAGGCACCATCGCACTCAGAAAGTTCCCGAAGCCCGCGTTCATCGGCGGGAGGGCGATCCTCTACGTCGAGGCGGACGGGGATGCCTACCGCGACATCATGACGGGCTGA
- a CDS encoding amino acid kinase family protein, which produces MAERFEMESKFRGESLVRRGLLRETRTGRQVRIMPDLNVIKIGGHGVIDYGRDVIYPLVEEIGELSRNNKVLVATGGGVRVRHILDVGIDLGMPTGVLAELAGKISEQNAIMISLLFSKYNGTRIHTDDLLNLPSLISLGMLPVVQGTPPYGLYEHPPKIGSIPPHRTDTGAFLMAEVVGAKNCILGKNVDGLFTENPFVNPDAEFIPEITADELIEMEMEDMVLEPKAVELLRDAFHVKEIKIVNAHVPGNITKAVNGERVGTIIRA; this is translated from the coding sequence ATGGCAGAACGGTTTGAGATGGAATCAAAGTTCCGCGGCGAGAGTCTGGTTCGGCGCGGCCTGCTCCGCGAGACCCGAACCGGGCGGCAGGTCAGGATCATGCCCGACCTGAACGTGATCAAGATCGGCGGCCACGGGGTCATCGACTACGGGCGGGACGTCATCTATCCCCTGGTCGAGGAGATCGGGGAACTCTCCCGCAACAACAAGGTTCTGGTCGCCACCGGCGGCGGCGTCCGGGTGCGGCACATCCTCGACGTCGGCATCGACCTCGGGATGCCGACGGGCGTGCTTGCGGAGCTGGCGGGCAAGATCAGCGAGCAGAACGCGATCATGATCTCGCTCCTCTTCTCGAAGTACAACGGCACCCGGATCCACACCGACGATCTCTTAAACCTCCCCTCGCTCATATCCCTCGGGATGCTGCCGGTCGTGCAGGGCACCCCGCCCTACGGGCTGTATGAGCATCCGCCGAAGATCGGGAGCATCCCGCCGCACCGGACGGACACCGGGGCGTTTTTGATGGCTGAGGTGGTCGGCGCGAAGAACTGCATCCTCGGGAAGAATGTGGACGGCCTCTTTACCGAGAACCCGTTCGTGAACCCCGACGCCGAGTTCATCCCTGAGATCACGGCCGACGAACTCATCGAGATGGAGATGGAGGATATGGTGCTCGAACCCAAAGCCGTCGAACTCCTCCGGGACGCCTTCCACGTGAAAGAGATCAAGATCGTGAACGCCCACGTCCCGGGCAACATCACGAAAGCCGTCAACGGGGAGCGGGTCGGTACCATCATCAGGGCCTGA
- a CDS encoding ATP-binding cassette domain-containing protein, with the protein MLTIDSVSKSLGEFSLSNVSLSVEDGEYFIVLGPTGAGKTILLETIAGIYTPDAGRIFLNGRDITDVPARERNIGMVYQDYMLFPHLTVEANIGFGLRSHRADPAFIRGKIQESADLLNISHLLHRYPGTLSGGEQQRAAIARALVMEPEALLLDEPLSALDVKTRESLRAELARIHEATGTTIVHITHNFEEVFDLADRVAIMRGGDVIQVGTPEEIFRRPNSDFVAGFVGVENLLRGTGSADGTVAVGDLRISAENGIPGPVSVAIRPEEIQLSKTPLSKNGRNVVFGRVDSVRPNGGLVRVSVDAGVRFKVTLTRQGFEEAGVAPGDAVHLAFRPSAAHVYPSGEEEEA; encoded by the coding sequence ATGCTTACCATTGATTCCGTATCAAAGAGCCTCGGGGAGTTTTCGCTCTCGAACGTCTCGCTCTCGGTCGAAGACGGGGAGTACTTCATCGTCCTCGGCCCCACGGGGGCAGGAAAGACGATCCTTCTTGAGACGATCGCCGGGATCTACACCCCCGATGCGGGCAGGATCTTCTTGAACGGCCGGGACATAACAGACGTGCCCGCACGGGAGAGGAATATCGGCATGGTCTACCAGGACTACATGCTCTTCCCGCACCTGACCGTCGAAGCGAATATCGGTTTCGGGCTGAGATCCCACCGCGCCGATCCCGCGTTCATCCGCGGGAAGATCCAGGAGAGCGCGGATCTCTTAAACATCAGCCACCTGCTCCACCGCTACCCGGGCACGCTCTCGGGCGGCGAGCAGCAGCGTGCGGCGATTGCCCGGGCGCTGGTGATGGAGCCGGAAGCCCTGCTGCTCGACGAGCCGCTCTCCGCGCTCGACGTGAAGACGCGCGAGAGCCTGCGGGCGGAACTCGCCCGGATCCACGAGGCCACCGGGACGACGATCGTCCATATCACCCACAACTTCGAGGAGGTCTTCGACCTCGCCGACCGGGTGGCGATCATGCGCGGCGGCGACGTGATCCAGGTGGGGACGCCGGAGGAGATCTTCCGGCGGCCGAACTCCGACTTCGTCGCGGGATTTGTCGGGGTGGAGAACCTTCTCCGCGGAACAGGCTCGGCCGATGGAACGGTCGCGGTGGGGGATCTCCGGATATCTGCGGAGAACGGTATACCCGGCCCCGTCTCCGTTGCTATCCGGCCGGAGGAGATCCAGCTCTCAAAGACACCTCTGTCAAAGAACGGAAGAAACGTCGTCTTCGGCCGCGTGGATTCTGTGCGGCCGAACGGAGGGCTGGTCCGGGTCTCGGTCGACGCCGGAGTTCGGTTCAAGGTGACGCTGACCCGCCAGGGATTCGAGGAGGCGGGCGTCGCACCCGGCGACGCAGTCCACCTCGCCTTCCGGCCTTCAGCCGCCCATGTCTATCCTTCGGGCGAAGAGGAAGAGGCCTGA
- a CDS encoding ABC transporter permease, with translation MNLRNPSYFRMATVAVALLIAAFIIMVLVGVVTHSPPAVLIECLLSEEIQFAIRLSIITSVISTLLCILVAVPVAYALARYTFPGKTVMNMLMDIPMALPPLVAGVGLLLFFGVSPVGKSLAAAGLAFVFTPLGIIMAQFFVNLPYMLRVTRSTFQGVNPRYEHVAKTLGCTDAQAFWRVTLPMSANGLLAGSVITWSKGIGEFGAGLMLAGATRMKTETLPLSLFLNMSTGKLEYAIAAATILIMISVVSLYAFERYGGATHVY, from the coding sequence ATGAACCTGAGGAACCCCTCCTATTTTCGGATGGCGACCGTTGCGGTCGCTCTCCTCATCGCCGCCTTCATCATAATGGTCCTCGTCGGGGTGGTCACCCACTCCCCGCCGGCCGTTCTGATTGAATGCCTCCTTTCCGAGGAGATCCAGTTCGCCATCAGGCTCTCGATCATCACCTCCGTCATCTCGACACTCCTCTGCATCCTGGTCGCCGTGCCGGTGGCCTATGCCCTCGCCCGCTACACGTTCCCGGGCAAGACGGTGATGAACATGCTGATGGATATCCCGATGGCGCTCCCGCCGCTCGTAGCGGGCGTGGGGCTCCTGCTCTTCTTCGGGGTATCCCCGGTAGGAAAGTCGCTTGCCGCGGCAGGACTTGCGTTCGTCTTTACGCCGCTCGGGATCATCATGGCCCAGTTCTTCGTGAACCTGCCTTACATGCTCCGGGTGACCCGTTCGACATTCCAGGGCGTCAACCCCCGCTACGAGCACGTGGCAAAGACGCTCGGGTGCACCGACGCGCAGGCCTTCTGGCGGGTCACGCTCCCGATGTCCGCAAACGGACTCCTTGCCGGATCGGTGATCACCTGGTCGAAGGGGATCGGTGAGTTCGGTGCCGGGCTGATGCTTGCCGGCGCAACCCGGATGAAGACCGAGACGCTCCCACTCTCGCTCTTCCTGAACATGTCCACCGGAAAACTCGAGTATGCTATCGCTGCGGCGACGATCCTCATCATGATCTCGGTCGTCTCGCTCTACGCCTTCGAGCGCTACGGCGGAGCCACACACGTCTACTAG
- the tsaA gene encoding tRNA (N6-threonylcarbamoyladenosine(37)-N6)-methyltransferase TrmO, which yields MEVTYQIIGTIRSPFTDQDTTPIQSIFSKAEGTIEVFPEYAEGLEGVEGFSHIILLYHFHRANGFSLRQRPFVDGSKERGIFAIRHFSRPNPIGISLVEVVSVEGNTVRVQGIDVLDGTPLLDIKPYVRQFDHRDDVRSGWVDAKHIEEVKLKSFSPKDLREHEESS from the coding sequence ATGGAAGTCACCTACCAGATCATCGGAACCATTCGCTCACCGTTCACCGACCAGGATACAACGCCCATCCAGAGCATCTTCTCCAAAGCGGAGGGGACGATCGAGGTCTTTCCCGAGTATGCCGAAGGACTCGAAGGGGTCGAGGGATTCTCCCACATCATCCTCCTCTACCACTTCCACCGGGCGAACGGCTTTAGCCTGCGCCAGCGCCCGTTCGTCGACGGCAGCAAAGAGCGCGGGATCTTTGCCATACGCCATTTCAGCCGCCCGAACCCGATCGGGATCTCCCTCGTCGAGGTCGTCTCCGTCGAGGGCAACACCGTCCGTGTCCAAGGGATCGACGTGTTGGACGGCACCCCGCTCCTCGACATCAAGCCCTACGTTCGCCAGTTCGATCACCGCGACGACGTCAGGAGCGGCTGGGTCGACGCAAAACACATCGAGGAGGTGAAACTCAAGAGTTTCTCCCCAAAGGATCTCCGGGAGCATGAGGAGTCTTCATGA
- the modA gene encoding molybdate ABC transporter substrate-binding protein, with amino-acid sequence MKAHLLLIVTLLVAATAAFACGCTGTTADTAGTSDTTKPELLVYCGAGMREPMDEIAATFTNETGVPINFVFGGSNTLLTQMELTEMGDVYMPGATAYFDAAREKGLVEEEHLTVYHVPIIAVPKGNPAGITCLEDMAKPGVRVALGENPGTAIGQLTDKLLEKNDLLADVEKNLVTRSGTVNELLVYLSMGQADVGIIWEDLYVPEKMDIIYIPNTNNLVKVVPIGVLTASEHPDEAEQFTAFVISDEGKEIFTRHGFVTYPSDTYADVKP; translated from the coding sequence ATGAAAGCACACCTGCTTCTCATTGTTACACTGCTTGTCGCGGCAACTGCTGCCTTTGCATGCGGATGTACCGGAACCACCGCCGATACGGCGGGAACGTCCGACACGACAAAGCCCGAGTTGCTCGTCTACTGCGGCGCGGGCATGCGCGAACCGATGGACGAGATCGCGGCGACCTTCACGAACGAGACCGGCGTCCCGATCAACTTCGTCTTCGGCGGATCGAACACCCTGCTCACCCAGATGGAACTGACGGAGATGGGCGACGTCTACATGCCGGGCGCGACCGCCTACTTCGACGCGGCCCGCGAGAAGGGGCTGGTCGAGGAGGAGCACCTGACCGTTTACCACGTCCCAATCATCGCCGTCCCGAAGGGCAACCCTGCCGGCATCACCTGCCTTGAGGACATGGCAAAGCCCGGCGTCCGGGTGGCGCTCGGCGAGAATCCCGGCACCGCCATCGGCCAGCTGACCGACAAACTCCTCGAAAAGAACGACCTCCTTGCCGACGTGGAGAAGAACCTCGTGACCCGCAGCGGCACGGTGAACGAACTGCTGGTCTACCTCTCCATGGGGCAGGCCGATGTCGGTATCATCTGGGAGGATCTCTACGTACCGGAGAAGATGGACATCATCTACATCCCGAACACGAATAACCTGGTGAAGGTCGTTCCCATCGGCGTACTGACAGCCTCCGAGCACCCCGATGAGGCGGAGCAGTTCACCGCGTTCGTCATCTCCGACGAAGGGAAGGAGATCTTCACCCGGCACGGTTTCGTCACCTACCCGAGCGACACCTACGCGGATGTCAAACCCTGA
- a CDS encoding putative sulfate/molybdate transporter: MAESTGTEERGIRITLEEIAGAVGDFGTIFPILLGVAIVCPDVNVSHFFLFLAAWYIIAGFYYRLPMPIEPMKAIGAIAIAEGLCAGEIVASGLVVGALFLVLGLVGGMTWIGERIPRSVVRGVQAGLALILLRTSLGYIIPDALFAAVSIGIILIFFVASQRTRIPDVSALLVLGIGLAAGIATQGMPPFRLMSLPALVIPMPVDFITGTWDLALPQIPLTLTNAILATSLLTYDLFPKKGVNPDRLSRTIGAMNLVSTPLGGFPMCHGAGGLAAMYRFGARTGGANIIAGIFILVFAVAFAPPEVLTLIPFGVFGALLVFVALELGKHSVKTESYLVTGVIAVLTLAVGLTVAFIAGMILAYALKRWEKGRASRS, translated from the coding sequence ATGGCGGAGAGCACCGGGACAGAAGAGAGGGGCATCCGGATCACCCTTGAGGAGATCGCCGGAGCCGTCGGCGACTTCGGCACCATCTTTCCCATCCTGCTCGGCGTCGCCATCGTCTGCCCGGACGTGAACGTCAGCCACTTCTTCCTCTTCCTCGCCGCCTGGTACATCATCGCCGGGTTCTACTATCGCCTTCCCATGCCGATCGAACCGATGAAGGCGATCGGCGCCATCGCCATCGCCGAAGGGCTCTGTGCCGGCGAGATCGTGGCGTCAGGCCTTGTTGTCGGGGCGCTCTTCCTCGTCCTCGGCCTCGTCGGCGGCATGACCTGGATCGGGGAGCGGATCCCAAGAAGCGTCGTCCGGGGGGTGCAGGCAGGTCTCGCGCTCATCCTCCTCAGGACGTCGCTCGGCTACATCATTCCCGACGCTCTCTTTGCGGCCGTATCCATCGGGATCATCCTCATCTTCTTCGTCGCATCGCAACGCACCCGGATCCCGGACGTCTCCGCCCTGCTGGTGCTCGGCATCGGGCTCGCCGCCGGTATCGCAACGCAGGGAATGCCGCCGTTCCGCCTGATGTCCCTCCCCGCCCTCGTCATCCCGATGCCGGTAGACTTCATCACCGGAACCTGGGACCTCGCCCTCCCGCAGATACCGCTCACGCTCACGAACGCCATCCTCGCGACATCGCTCCTCACCTACGACCTCTTCCCGAAGAAGGGCGTGAACCCTGATAGGCTCTCGCGGACGATCGGGGCCATGAACCTGGTCTCGACGCCGCTCGGGGGGTTCCCCATGTGCCACGGCGCCGGGGGGCTCGCCGCGATGTACCGGTTCGGCGCACGGACCGGCGGGGCAAACATCATCGCCGGTATCTTCATCCTCGTCTTCGCCGTCGCTTTCGCCCCGCCGGAGGTGCTGACCCTCATCCCCTTCGGCGTCTTCGGGGCGCTCCTGGTCTTCGTGGCGCTCGAGCTCGGGAAGCACAGCGTGAAGACGGAGTCCTACCTGGTCACGGGGGTCATCGCCGTCCTCACCCTCGCGGTCGGCCTCACGGTCGCGTTCATCGCCGGGATGATCCTCGCCTATGCGCTCAAGCGGTGGGAGAAGGGGAGAGCGTCCCGGTCCTGA
- a CDS encoding SemiSWEET family transporter, translating to MAATRSTTDLSLSMLIVLLAGVLLWLAYGVVRGDVAIVAANAATAGLVGLTLSLKKKNG from the coding sequence GTGGCTGCCACGCGCTCGACCACCGACCTCTCGCTCTCGATGCTCATCGTCCTTCTCGCGGGCGTTCTGCTCTGGCTCGCCTATGGGGTGGTGAGAGGGGATGTCGCCATCGTGGCGGCGAACGCCGCGACAGCCGGCCTTGTCGGCCTCACCCTCTCGCTCAAGAAAAAGAACGGATGA
- a CDS encoding ABC transporter ATP-binding protein — MIEFDRVSLALGSFRLNDVSLTISKGDYYFIVGPSGAGKTVLLEAIAGLHRPDSGRVLLRGEEITALPPEKRNVALVYQDYSLFPNMRVIDNISYGLRVQGMGKKEARAEVAPLLERFGIAHLADRYPGTLSGGEQQRVALARAVAVKPDILLLDEPLSALDPVTQEKFIDDLRRLHREDGLTVVQVSHSRREAHLLATRMAVIIDGALVDEGKADVVLNAPKSREVASFVGIENILDGTVTANEDGLATVIAGGLAFEAVTEAAAGEEVSLCIRADDVVLAVGDGRRTSARNTLAGTVVSVAENGPVAEVRVDAGVTLTAVLTRRSVQEFGIVSGISVALSVKATAIHVIRSFS; from the coding sequence ATGATAGAGTTTGACCGTGTCTCGCTCGCACTCGGCTCGTTCCGCTTAAACGACGTCAGCCTGACGATCAGTAAGGGCGACTACTACTTCATCGTCGGGCCGTCGGGTGCGGGGAAGACGGTGCTCCTCGAAGCGATCGCCGGACTCCACCGGCCGGACAGCGGCCGCGTCCTCCTCCGGGGCGAAGAGATCACCGCACTCCCCCCGGAGAAGCGGAATGTCGCTCTCGTCTACCAGGACTACTCACTCTTCCCGAACATGCGGGTCATCGACAACATCTCCTATGGGCTCCGGGTGCAGGGGATGGGGAAGAAGGAGGCCCGGGCCGAGGTCGCCCCCCTCCTCGAACGGTTCGGGATCGCTCATCTGGCCGACCGCTACCCGGGGACCCTCTCCGGCGGCGAGCAGCAGCGGGTGGCGCTCGCCCGGGCCGTCGCGGTGAAACCCGACATCCTCCTCCTCGACGAACCGCTCTCGGCCCTCGACCCCGTCACGCAGGAGAAGTTCATCGACGATCTCCGGCGGCTCCACCGGGAGGACGGGCTCACCGTCGTGCAGGTGAGCCACTCCCGCCGCGAAGCGCATCTCCTCGCCACCCGGATGGCGGTGATCATCGACGGAGCTCTCGTCGACGAGGGGAAGGCCGATGTCGTGCTGAACGCCCCGAAGAGCCGCGAGGTCGCGTCGTTCGTCGGGATCGAGAACATCCTGGACGGAACGGTGACGGCAAACGAGGACGGGCTCGCGACGGTGATTGCCGGAGGGCTGGCCTTCGAGGCGGTGACGGAGGCGGCAGCGGGCGAGGAGGTCAGCCTCTGCATCCGGGCCGACGACGTCGTCCTCGCCGTCGGGGACGGGCGGCGCACCAGCGCCCGGAACACGCTGGCCGGGACGGTCGTCTCGGTCGCGGAGAACGGCCCCGTCGCCGAGGTGCGGGTTGACGCGGGGGTCACGCTCACCGCGGTTCTGACCCGGCGCTCGGTGCAGGAATTCGGCATCGTTTCGGGAATCTCCGTCGCCCTCTCCGTGAAGGCGACGGCGATCCACGTCATCCGTTCTTTTTCTTGA
- a CDS encoding ABC transporter permease: protein MKTETLSGDPLLGDGEAPPSWWSGRWRRHIDWCTLGFCIMGGLLVGITVLAIASIASAELADPAHLLKVAASSEVIGSILLTFGAGASAVLLLILFGTPLAYVLARSRPSRLKGAVESIVDIPLILPHTVAGLLVYLLFMRRGWLGAPLSEIGIAFEDALPGTIVAMLFVASPFYVNSMREGFEKVPVHLENVARTLGAGTFTAFRTVTLPLSLRHMYSGAILAWGRAIGEFAGVIMIAYYPFIISTLIYYSFTTDGIHTSRSIAFTVILVSFGVFYLLRRMTRYLGRYDDRV from the coding sequence ATGAAGACCGAAACACTCTCGGGCGACCCCCTTCTGGGGGATGGTGAAGCACCTCCCTCCTGGTGGAGTGGGCGCTGGAGGCGGCATATCGACTGGTGCACCCTCGGGTTCTGCATCATGGGCGGGCTGCTCGTCGGCATCACGGTGCTTGCCATCGCGAGCATCGCCTCGGCGGAACTCGCCGACCCGGCGCACCTCTTGAAGGTCGCGGCGTCGTCGGAGGTGATCGGATCGATCCTCCTCACGTTCGGCGCGGGGGCGAGCGCCGTCCTCCTCCTCATCCTCTTCGGAACCCCGCTCGCCTACGTTCTCGCACGATCCCGCCCCTCGCGGCTCAAGGGCGCCGTCGAGAGCATCGTCGATATCCCGCTCATCCTGCCGCACACCGTGGCGGGCCTGCTCGTCTACCTCCTCTTCATGCGCCGGGGCTGGCTCGGCGCGCCGCTCTCGGAGATCGGGATTGCGTTCGAGGACGCGCTCCCGGGGACGATCGTCGCGATGCTCTTCGTCGCCTCGCCGTTCTACGTCAACAGCATGCGGGAGGGGTTCGAGAAGGTGCCGGTTCACCTGGAGAACGTCGCCCGCACGCTCGGGGCGGGAACCTTTACGGCGTTCCGGACGGTCACGCTCCCCTTAAGCCTCCGGCACATGTACAGCGGGGCTATCCTCGCCTGGGGGAGGGCGATCGGGGAGTTTGCCGGCGTCATCATGATCGCCTACTACCCGTTCATCATATCGACGCTGATCTACTACTCCTTCACGACAGACGGCATCCACACGAGCAGGAGTATCGCATTCACGGTCATCCTGGTCAGTTTCGGGGTCTTCTACCTCCTGCGAAGAATGACCCGGTACTTAGGGAGGTACGATGATAGAGTTTGA
- the wtpA gene encoding tungstate ABC transporter substrate-binding protein WtpA — MKLTRLCAFICLIVAAAVLFSGCTGTTEDPTTTPTPTATAAEDVQVKVFHAGSLTGPFEKVKAEFEAEHAGVTVLLEPAGSVDCIKKVTENGKPADVVASADYYLIPEMMIPEHADWYLTFAKNRMVLTYSNESKYADEITAENWYEILDRDGVRWGFSDPNSDPCGYRTPMVIQLAEAYYKNDQIFETLVSEHSAITVTEEGGVYTIHAADPKPDSTTLTIRPKSVELVQMVQSGGLDYAWEYRSVAVQNDLEFIELPEEIDLSSIDFAENYATVQTEAKKGDGTTSYAGSPIVYGVTVPKIAEHPDLGIEFVEMLIGATGQEILTADGQPPIVPAGGYGSIPDALQSLVEMKA; from the coding sequence ATGAAACTAACCCGCCTATGTGCGTTTATCTGTCTCATCGTCGCTGCCGCGGTTCTGTTCTCCGGCTGCACGGGGACGACCGAAGACCCGACGACGACCCCCACGCCGACGGCGACCGCCGCCGAAGACGTCCAGGTGAAGGTCTTCCATGCCGGGAGCCTGACCGGACCGTTTGAGAAGGTGAAAGCAGAATTCGAAGCAGAACATGCCGGCGTCACCGTGCTCCTCGAGCCAGCCGGCAGCGTCGACTGCATCAAGAAGGTGACCGAGAACGGCAAGCCCGCCGACGTCGTCGCCTCTGCTGACTACTATCTCATCCCGGAGATGATGATCCCGGAGCACGCCGACTGGTACCTCACGTTCGCGAAGAACCGGATGGTCCTGACCTACTCTAACGAGAGCAAGTACGCAGACGAGATCACCGCCGAGAACTGGTACGAGATCCTCGACCGTGACGGCGTCCGGTGGGGCTTCTCCGACCCGAACTCCGATCCCTGCGGCTACCGCACCCCGATGGTGATCCAGCTCGCCGAGGCCTACTACAAGAACGACCAGATCTTCGAGACGCTCGTCAGCGAGCACAGCGCGATCACCGTCACCGAAGAGGGTGGCGTCTACACGATCCACGCCGCCGACCCGAAGCCCGACAGCACCACCCTGACGATCCGCCCGAAGAGCGTCGAACTCGTCCAGATGGTTCAGTCCGGAGGGCTTGACTACGCATGGGAGTACCGCAGCGTCGCCGTCCAGAACGACCTCGAGTTCATCGAACTCCCCGAGGAGATCGACCTCTCCTCGATAGACTTCGCGGAGAACTACGCGACCGTCCAGACCGAGGCAAAGAAGGGTGACGGCACTACGAGCTACGCGGGCTCGCCGATCGTCTACGGCGTGACCGTCCCGAAGATCGCCGAGCACCCTGACCTCGGCATCGAGTTTGTCGAGATGCTGATCGGCGCCACCGGCCAGGAGATCCTCACTGCCGATGGTCAGCCCCCGATCGTGCCCGCGGGCGGCTACGGCAGCATCCCCGACGCTCTCCAATCGCTCGTCGAGATGAAGGCCTGA
- a CDS encoding ABC transporter ATP-binding protein, translating into MTVIEAHNIRKSYGTLEVLHDVDLSVSEGEILALIGPSGSGKSTLLRLLDLIEPANDGQLSVFGIDTVAERGSWLDLRRRMGMLFQRPIVFNSSVYDNVAMGLRYRRAPADEIDRKVKEALEAVGLSRYIKSRALDLSGGEQQRVALSRVLVTDPEILFLDEPTANLDPTSTATIEAIVTRLNREANMTVLISTHDLAQGQRLAHRVGVMIEGTIAQTGPSREIFREPKDRRIARFVGVQNILPGRVVARRGEFTVVEARGKEILSATPPPADEVEMIVRGEDISLHRREPMHEEAENRFPTTVTAIEPTAPFVNVTVHCGCDLVALVTARRAETLDLHEGMEVWVSLQAKAVHLIPRKGA; encoded by the coding sequence ATGACAGTCATCGAGGCTCACAATATCAGAAAATCCTACGGCACCCTTGAAGTCCTGCACGACGTCGACCTCTCGGTCAGCGAAGGCGAGATCCTCGCGCTCATCGGCCCGAGCGGGTCGGGGAAGAGCACGCTTCTGCGGCTCCTCGACCTGATCGAGCCCGCAAACGATGGGCAGCTCTCGGTCTTCGGGATCGACACGGTCGCGGAGCGCGGCAGCTGGCTCGACCTCCGCCGCCGGATGGGGATGCTCTTTCAGCGGCCGATCGTCTTCAACTCATCCGTCTACGACAACGTCGCAATGGGGCTCCGGTACCGGCGTGCTCCCGCCGACGAGATCGACCGGAAGGTGAAGGAGGCCCTCGAAGCCGTCGGGCTCTCCCGCTATATCAAGAGCCGGGCGCTCGATCTCTCCGGCGGCGAGCAGCAGCGGGTGGCCCTCTCACGGGTGCTCGTGACCGATCCCGAGATCCTCTTCCTCGACGAGCCGACGGCGAACCTGGACCCGACATCGACCGCCACCATCGAGGCGATCGTGACCCGCCTGAACCGCGAGGCCAACATGACCGTCCTCATAAGCACCCACGATCTGGCGCAGGGCCAGCGCCTTGCCCACCGGGTCGGGGTGATGATCGAGGGCACGATCGCCCAGACCGGGCCGTCCCGCGAGATCTTCCGCGAGCCAAAAGATCGGCGGATCGCTCGGTTCGTGGGCGTCCAGAACATCCTCCCCGGCCGGGTCGTCGCGCGGAGAGGAGAGTTCACCGTGGTGGAGGCAAGAGGTAAAGAGATCCTCTCGGCGACCCCGCCGCCCGCCGACGAGGTCGAGATGATCGTCCGGGGCGAAGACATCTCCCTGCACCGGAGGGAGCCCATGCACGAGGAGGCGGAGAACAGGTTCCCGACCACGGTCACCGCCATCGAGCCCACGGCACCGTTCGTGAACGTGACGGTGCACTGCGGGTGCGATCTCGTCGCGCTCGTGACCGCGAGGAGGGCGGAGACCCTCGATCTTCACGAGGGGATGGAGGTCTGGGTCTCTCTCCAGGCGAAGGCGGTTCATCTCATCCCGCGGAAAGGGGCCTGA